One Chlorobaculum limnaeum genomic window carries:
- a CDS encoding ferrochelatase has translation MAVAITMSAKRMAVVLAAHGEAETSGFFENYQVSLHTLQRASEVIAVPAPLRHFISFSSSVRKKIGRKTSGSPQNPLTRLQARALQAHLDATCHDVSFEVIAAFSASAPGVEVVLEERRGYDGVIVAPMAPVDNAMSCGLLCKHLSKRCSPGELARTRVIGRLWTDETLHRAYLDYLLGSGQALPDGPRERNALMLLFHGTLVEDRNGAPPAFHTGHAETVEFARRLTALIESDPRTPWGTVTTAFLNHDVGGKWSAPSFDEAARMVIGKGFRHVSLFAAGYFSDGNETQHRESALSAIEPSVRVETIPCLNDSPHLIACLAGRVVAASRQILAFSGDLKGRSV, from the coding sequence ATGGCCGTAGCAATAACGATGAGCGCGAAGCGAATGGCCGTGGTGCTGGCGGCCCACGGAGAGGCTGAAACCAGCGGGTTTTTCGAGAATTACCAGGTGAGCCTGCACACTCTTCAACGCGCCTCGGAGGTGATTGCCGTGCCCGCGCCGCTGCGCCATTTCATCTCCTTCAGCTCCTCGGTCAGAAAAAAGATCGGCAGAAAAACATCCGGCTCGCCGCAGAATCCCCTGACGCGCCTTCAGGCTCGCGCGTTGCAGGCGCATCTCGACGCAACCTGTCACGACGTTTCGTTCGAGGTGATCGCGGCGTTTTCAGCTTCTGCGCCGGGCGTCGAGGTGGTGCTCGAAGAGCGGCGCGGCTATGACGGTGTGATCGTCGCGCCGATGGCTCCGGTGGACAACGCCATGAGCTGCGGGCTGCTCTGCAAGCATCTCTCGAAGCGGTGCTCGCCCGGCGAGCTTGCCCGCACGCGGGTGATCGGGCGGCTGTGGACGGACGAAACGCTGCATCGCGCCTATCTCGATTATCTGCTCGGGAGCGGGCAGGCGCTGCCGGATGGCCCGAGAGAGCGGAATGCGCTCATGCTGCTCTTTCACGGCACGCTCGTCGAGGATCGCAACGGCGCTCCACCCGCGTTCCACACCGGTCACGCGGAGACGGTCGAGTTCGCGCGGCGGCTTACGGCGCTCATCGAGTCCGATCCGAGAACACCGTGGGGCACGGTCACGACCGCATTCCTGAACCATGACGTGGGCGGCAAGTGGAGCGCTCCGTCATTTGACGAGGCCGCGCGGATGGTGATCGGCAAGGGATTCCGGCACGTGTCGCTCTTCGCCGCCGGATACTTTTCCGACGGCAACGAGACGCAGCATCGTGAATCGGCGCTCTCGGCCATCGAGCCATCCGTCCGGGTCGAAACGATTCCCTGCCTGAACGATTCGCCGCATCTGATCGCCTGCCTCGCCGGAAGAGTCGTCGCCGCATCGCGGCAGATTCTGGCATTTTCCGGTGATTTGAAGGGCCGGAGCGTATGA
- a CDS encoding efflux RND transporter periplasmic adaptor subunit, translating to MQNLQKMLPKFSIAMAVLFAATIGYLLTRGNSVDVEARKISRSELVEAIYATGYVEAENIANLSAEFSGTVRSIGALEGQLVSKGQAIIVFDSVQPRLAVNEARAAVAEELAAVRDNNLRLQRNRSLFHAGAISRQDFEAAERNSVQSGESLRQRQMQLKSREDDLKKLSVVAPFAGMLTLQNVKEGDYVQSGTLVATVTDPARYLVVVEVDELDVPRLRTGLKAVIAFDSMPEKRFDATVVRIVPQTDRVTKTSRVYLRLDKAVPEIQGGMTATANIIYNTKKGTLLVSKSSVFEEERRSYVWKIVGGKLKKQPIRTGDSDLVFIEVVKGLDAGDVVVTSPQENFRDGMEARIVKESPKKQS from the coding sequence ATGCAGAATTTGCAGAAGATGCTTCCGAAGTTCTCGATAGCGATGGCCGTGTTGTTCGCCGCGACCATCGGCTATCTGCTGACCCGTGGCAACAGCGTCGATGTCGAGGCGCGCAAGATTTCGAGATCGGAACTGGTCGAGGCGATCTATGCAACCGGCTACGTCGAGGCGGAGAACATCGCCAACCTCAGCGCCGAGTTCTCCGGCACGGTGCGCTCCATCGGCGCGCTCGAAGGGCAGCTGGTCTCGAAAGGGCAGGCGATCATCGTCTTCGACAGCGTGCAGCCGCGTCTGGCTGTCAACGAAGCGCGGGCGGCGGTGGCCGAAGAGCTGGCCGCCGTGCGCGACAACAACCTCCGGTTGCAGCGGAACCGGTCGTTGTTCCATGCCGGCGCAATCTCCCGGCAGGATTTCGAGGCGGCGGAACGCAACAGCGTTCAGTCCGGCGAGTCGCTCCGCCAGCGCCAGATGCAGCTCAAGAGCCGCGAGGACGACCTGAAAAAATTATCGGTGGTCGCGCCCTTCGCCGGAATGCTGACGCTCCAGAATGTCAAGGAGGGCGATTATGTCCAGTCCGGCACGCTGGTGGCGACCGTGACCGATCCCGCCCGCTACCTCGTGGTGGTCGAGGTTGACGAACTCGACGTGCCGCGTCTGCGCACCGGCCTCAAGGCGGTAATCGCCTTCGACTCGATGCCCGAGAAGCGTTTCGACGCCACCGTCGTGCGGATCGTGCCCCAGACCGACCGCGTGACCAAGACTTCGCGCGTCTATCTCAGGCTCGACAAAGCAGTTCCGGAGATTCAGGGTGGCATGACCGCGACGGCCAACATCATCTACAACACGAAGAAGGGTACGCTGCTGGTCAGCAAAAGCTCCGTGTTCGAAGAGGAGCGCCGGAGCTACGTCTGGAAAATTGTCGGCGGAAAGCTGAAAAAGCAGCCAATTCGCACCGGCGACAGCGACCTCGTCTTCATCGAGGTGGTCAAGGGACTCGATGCCGGGGATGTCGTCGTCACCTCGCCGCAGGAAAACTTCCGTGACGGCATGGAGGCGCGGATCGTGAAGGAGTCTCCGAAAAAGCAGTCCTGA
- the hisI gene encoding phosphoribosyl-AMP cyclohydrolase, whose protein sequence is MGENQETQKSFLETVKFDSKGLVPAIVQDHETGKVLMMAWMNLESLKMTIEKKKACYWSRSRNKLWLKGESSGNMQEVHDILIDCDGDTLLLKVSQKGGACHVGYHSCFYRKTVDGESMEICDTLMFDPEEVYGKQS, encoded by the coding sequence ATGGGCGAGAATCAAGAGACGCAGAAGAGCTTTCTCGAAACGGTCAAATTCGACAGCAAGGGGCTGGTGCCCGCCATCGTTCAGGATCACGAAACCGGCAAGGTGCTGATGATGGCCTGGATGAACCTCGAAAGCCTCAAAATGACCATCGAAAAGAAAAAGGCGTGCTACTGGAGCCGCAGCCGCAACAAGCTCTGGCTCAAGGGCGAATCGTCCGGCAACATGCAGGAGGTGCACGACATCCTCATCGACTGCGACGGCGACACGCTTTTGCTCAAGGTCTCCCAGAAAGGCGGCGCATGCCACGTTGGCTACCACTCCTGCTTCTACCGCAAAACGGTGGACGGCGAGTCGATGGAGATCTGCGACACGCTGATGTTCGATCCCGAAGAGGTTTACGGCAAACAAAGCTGA
- the ubiE gene encoding bifunctional demethylmenaquinone methyltransferase/2-methoxy-6-polyprenyl-1,4-benzoquinol methylase UbiE produces MSSSKETAKSLIQTKSRSSIKNMFDEVAPTYDFLNHLLSLGIDNYWRVVAAKKARKQVEGEREPKILDVATGTGDLAASMAKIPGAKVTGYDLSPEMLAIARKKYPSIEFIEGFAEKMPFADRSFHVVSAGFGVRNFENLEQGMKEFHRVLKPGGRAYIIEPMIPRNPVMKKLYLIYFKNVLPKIAGMFSKSTFAYDYLPNSVEQFPQAEAFTTILRRAGFKKAEYFPMTFETSILYVATK; encoded by the coding sequence ATGAGCAGTTCCAAAGAGACCGCAAAGTCCCTCATACAGACCAAGTCGCGCTCCTCGATCAAAAATATGTTCGACGAGGTCGCGCCGACCTACGACTTTCTCAACCACCTCCTGAGCCTCGGCATCGACAACTACTGGCGCGTCGTGGCCGCAAAGAAGGCCCGCAAGCAGGTGGAGGGTGAACGCGAGCCGAAGATTCTCGACGTCGCCACCGGCACGGGCGACCTTGCCGCATCGATGGCAAAGATCCCCGGTGCAAAGGTGACCGGCTACGACCTCTCGCCGGAAATGCTCGCCATCGCCCGAAAAAAGTACCCGTCGATCGAGTTCATCGAAGGGTTCGCCGAAAAGATGCCCTTCGCCGACCGGAGCTTCCACGTCGTCAGCGCCGGATTCGGCGTGCGGAACTTCGAGAACCTCGAACAGGGGATGAAGGAGTTCCACCGCGTGCTCAAGCCGGGCGGACGGGCCTACATCATCGAGCCGATGATTCCGCGCAATCCGGTGATGAAAAAGCTCTACCTGATCTACTTCAAGAACGTCCTGCCGAAAATCGCCGGAATGTTCAGCAAATCGACCTTCGCTTACGACTATCTGCCCAACTCCGTGGAGCAGTTCCCCCAGGCAGAAGCCTTCACGACAATTTTGAGGAGGGCGGGGTTCAAGAAAGCGGAGTATTTCCCGATGACCTTCGAGACCTCGATTTTGTACGTGGCGACGAAGTAG
- a CDS encoding PEP-CTERM sorting domain-containing protein: MKKIAALFCSAILTLGAAKEASALFVISNVTMTTNSVTFTIDGDMSGYADPNVLYEPAIRLVYSGDIYTSPGESSFTPNVWSGSMFDNHFISISGNTGTWSGNNYTWANYDSSLFDAVATNRTVTITTGNYFNPSAAGMISFYWGSPFESPASKIGEATFPVPEPSTLMLLGIGGLGVMGMTRAKRRKSLDVA; this comes from the coding sequence ATGAAAAAAATCGCAGCACTGTTCTGTTCAGCGATTTTGACGCTGGGCGCGGCTAAAGAAGCAAGCGCCTTGTTTGTCATATCGAACGTAACTATGACAACAAACTCTGTCACGTTCACGATTGATGGTGACATGTCGGGATATGCAGATCCTAACGTTCTTTACGAGCCAGCAATACGGCTGGTTTATAGTGGGGACATTTATACATCGCCAGGAGAATCCTCTTTCACGCCTAACGTTTGGAGTGGCTCCATGTTTGACAATCACTTCATTAGCATTAGCGGAAATACCGGCACATGGAGCGGCAATAACTATACATGGGCGAATTATGATTCATCATTGTTCGATGCGGTAGCCACAAACAGAACCGTTACGATAACAACGGGAAATTATTTCAACCCGTCAGCAGCGGGAATGATTTCTTTCTATTGGGGAAGCCCATTTGAATCGCCAGCGTCGAAAATTGGTGAAGCAACATTTCCTGTTCCTGAGCCATCCACTTTGATGCTTTTGGGTATCGGCGGGCTTGGCGTCATGGGAATGACCAGAGCGAAACGTCGCAAATCTCTCGATGTCGCCTGA
- the ligA gene encoding NAD-dependent DNA ligase LigA, with product MDKAKAQQEITQLRTEIERHNRLYYLEAKPEISDFEFDKLLERLIAIEKEFPELLTPDSPSQRVGGGITKEFPTVVHREPMLSLSNTYSIAEVTDFCNRVEKLVEAEGGGTPEYVAELKFDGVAISLLYRDGLLVRGSTRGDGRQGDEITANLRTIPSIPLRLDSPGGSLFDSAVSGEIEVRGEVYMRKADFDRLNEERPDEEQFANPRNATAGTLKLQDSSEVARRRMHFVAYFLKGIADESTPHLLRLQRLESMGFATGKHYKLCKSVAQVAAFIDEWAEKRHALPYETDGVVLKLNDVMLWDRLGATAKSPRWAIAYKYPAQQAKTVLQGVVFQVGRLGTITPVAELKPVKLAGSTVSRSTLHNFDEIERLGVRVGDHVMIEKSGEVIPKVVSVLLDERPAETAEIEVPERCPECGTKLERPEGEVSWYCPNEERCPAQKRGRILHFASRNALDIQNLGESLVAQLVERGLASDAGDLYSLTLEQLVGLDRMAAKSAQNVLDALEKSKTRGYDRLLFALGIRHVGAATARELAHACPSIDRLREMGEEELAAVPDIGPVIAASIRDFFAKPWAQAMLQKLADAGLPMQAGEEKTLVNNNFEGQSVIFTGSLERHVRQQAEEMVRERGGRIVSSVSKKTTLVVAGKEAGSKLEKAMKLGVKVIDEDEFERML from the coding sequence ATGGATAAAGCGAAAGCACAGCAGGAGATAACACAGCTTCGGACGGAGATCGAACGCCACAACCGGCTCTACTATCTCGAAGCCAAACCGGAGATTTCGGACTTTGAGTTCGACAAGCTGCTCGAACGGCTGATCGCGATCGAAAAGGAGTTCCCGGAACTGCTGACGCCCGACAGCCCCTCGCAGCGCGTCGGCGGCGGCATCACCAAAGAGTTTCCGACGGTCGTGCACCGCGAGCCGATGCTCAGCCTCTCGAACACATACTCCATCGCGGAGGTGACTGACTTCTGCAATCGCGTTGAAAAGCTGGTCGAGGCAGAGGGGGGCGGCACGCCGGAATACGTCGCCGAGTTGAAGTTCGATGGCGTAGCGATCAGCCTGCTTTACCGCGATGGCCTGCTCGTTCGCGGTTCAACGCGCGGCGACGGGCGGCAAGGGGACGAGATCACGGCGAACCTCCGAACGATCCCGTCCATTCCGCTCCGGCTCGACTCTCCGGGCGGCTCGCTCTTCGACTCGGCGGTCAGCGGCGAAATCGAGGTGCGCGGTGAAGTGTACATGCGCAAAGCCGATTTCGACCGCCTCAACGAGGAGCGCCCGGATGAGGAGCAGTTCGCCAACCCGCGCAACGCCACCGCCGGTACGCTGAAATTGCAGGACTCCTCGGAGGTCGCCCGCCGCCGGATGCACTTCGTTGCCTACTTCCTCAAGGGGATCGCCGACGAATCGACGCCGCATCTTCTTCGCCTGCAACGACTTGAAAGCATGGGCTTCGCGACCGGCAAACACTACAAGCTCTGCAAAAGCGTCGCGCAGGTCGCCGCCTTTATCGACGAATGGGCGGAGAAGCGCCACGCGCTGCCGTACGAGACCGATGGCGTGGTGCTCAAGCTCAACGATGTGATGCTTTGGGATCGCCTCGGCGCGACCGCCAAAAGCCCGCGCTGGGCGATTGCCTATAAGTACCCGGCGCAGCAGGCCAAGACCGTGCTGCAAGGCGTGGTGTTCCAGGTCGGGCGTCTCGGCACCATCACGCCGGTGGCGGAACTGAAGCCGGTGAAGCTCGCGGGATCGACCGTTTCGCGCTCCACGCTGCATAACTTCGACGAAATCGAACGGCTCGGCGTGCGCGTTGGCGACCACGTCATGATTGAAAAGTCGGGCGAAGTGATTCCGAAAGTGGTTAGCGTGTTGCTCGACGAACGTCCGGCAGAGACTGCCGAGATCGAAGTGCCGGAGCGCTGCCCGGAGTGCGGCACGAAGCTGGAGCGGCCCGAAGGGGAGGTGAGCTGGTATTGCCCGAACGAGGAGAGATGCCCCGCGCAGAAGCGAGGGCGGATTCTGCACTTCGCCTCGCGCAACGCCCTCGACATCCAGAATCTCGGCGAATCGCTCGTGGCGCAGCTCGTCGAGCGCGGCCTCGCGAGCGACGCGGGCGACCTCTACAGCCTCACGCTGGAGCAGCTCGTGGGCCTCGACCGGATGGCCGCCAAATCAGCGCAAAACGTGCTCGACGCGCTCGAAAAGAGCAAGACGCGCGGCTACGACCGCCTGCTCTTCGCCCTCGGCATCCGCCACGTCGGCGCAGCCACGGCAAGGGAACTGGCCCACGCCTGCCCCTCCATCGACCGCCTCCGCGAGATGGGCGAGGAGGAACTCGCCGCCGTGCCCGACATCGGCCCCGTCATCGCCGCAAGCATCCGCGACTTCTTCGCCAAACCCTGGGCGCAAGCCATGCTCCAAAAGCTCGCCGACGCCGGATTACCGATGCAAGCCGGCGAGGAAAAAACGCTCGTCAACAATAATTTTGAAGGCCAGTCCGTCATCTTCACAGGCTCCCTCGAACGCCACGTCCGCCAGCAAGCCGAAGAGATGGTCCGAGAACGCGGCGGCAGAATCGTCAGCTCGGTGAGCAAAAAGACAACGCTCGTCGTCGCAGGTAAAGAGGCCGGGAGCAAGCTCGAAAAAGCGATGAAGCTGGGGGTGAAGGTGATTGATGAGGATGAGTTCGAGCGGATGCTGTAA
- a CDS encoding NAD(P)/FAD-dependent oxidoreductase yields MLEQIRNTHPLVYKNFSALPDGERHLRAILAIDRYWDNIDQPVPDVIRKGSRLPADARVEEECDILYAGGTLGLLHAAVMAKQYGRKVTVIERAEPGRTTRDWNISRRELLRLADTGVFTQAELDSTIVRTYKTGWVEFHAPADKRKRLYMEEVLDCAVDADKLLGMAREKVVANAGSTVAGHTHFVACYRFPDHLVVQVESSGATRFIKTQMLIDAMGIVSPIAMQLNRGRPQTHVCPTVGTIASGFEDAEFDVGEILASTENAEVSGNRGRQLIWEGFPAKGDEYITYLFFYDKVDSPNDKTLLGLFEAYFRKLPEYKTPGPNFTIHRPVYGIIPAYFHDGAGCTRVVSGDRIVLLGDSASLASPLTFCGFGSVVRNLGRMTSGLDKAMREGRLGAAELARISAYEPNVATMANLMKYMCYDPETDDPGFVNEMMNEVMIVLDEMPQHYRQAMFRDEMKVDELVTVMLKVAWRYPKILKATWDKLGVGGSIGFMKNLAGWAMSQSSK; encoded by the coding sequence ATGCTCGAACAGATCAGGAACACCCATCCGCTTGTTTATAAAAACTTTAGCGCCCTGCCCGACGGCGAGCGCCATCTTCGCGCCATTCTCGCCATCGACCGCTACTGGGACAATATCGACCAGCCGGTGCCGGATGTGATTCGCAAAGGCTCGCGGCTTCCCGCTGACGCTCGCGTCGAGGAGGAGTGCGACATTCTCTACGCGGGCGGCACGCTGGGCCTGTTGCACGCCGCGGTGATGGCGAAGCAGTACGGGCGCAAGGTGACGGTGATCGAACGCGCCGAGCCGGGGCGCACCACCCGCGACTGGAACATCTCGCGCCGCGAGTTGCTGCGCCTCGCCGACACCGGCGTTTTCACGCAGGCGGAGCTGGACTCGACCATCGTCCGAACCTACAAGACCGGCTGGGTCGAGTTTCACGCGCCCGCCGACAAGCGCAAGCGGCTCTACATGGAGGAGGTGCTCGACTGCGCGGTCGATGCCGACAAGCTGCTCGGCATGGCGCGGGAGAAGGTGGTCGCGAACGCGGGTTCGACGGTTGCCGGACACACGCACTTCGTCGCCTGCTACCGCTTCCCGGATCATCTCGTCGTGCAGGTCGAGTCGTCGGGCGCGACGCGCTTCATCAAAACGCAGATGCTCATCGATGCGATGGGCATCGTTTCGCCGATAGCCATGCAGCTCAACCGGGGCCGCCCGCAGACGCATGTCTGCCCGACGGTTGGCACCATCGCGAGCGGCTTCGAGGATGCCGAATTCGATGTCGGCGAAATTCTCGCCAGCACCGAGAATGCCGAGGTTTCCGGCAACCGCGGACGGCAGCTCATTTGGGAGGGATTTCCGGCAAAGGGTGACGAGTACATCACCTATCTCTTTTTCTACGACAAGGTCGATTCGCCGAACGACAAGACGCTGCTCGGCCTTTTCGAGGCGTACTTCCGCAAGCTGCCGGAGTACAAAACTCCGGGGCCGAACTTCACGATCCACCGCCCGGTTTACGGCATCATCCCGGCGTATTTTCACGACGGCGCGGGGTGTACGCGGGTGGTGTCGGGTGACCGGATTGTCCTGCTTGGCGACTCGGCCTCGCTCGCTTCTCCGCTCACCTTCTGCGGCTTCGGCTCGGTGGTGCGCAACCTCGGGCGCATGACCTCCGGGCTTGACAAGGCGATGCGCGAAGGTCGCCTCGGCGCGGCGGAGCTTGCCAGGATCAGCGCCTACGAGCCAAACGTGGCCACGATGGCAAACCTCATGAAATACATGTGTTACGACCCGGAGACCGACGATCCCGGCTTCGTCAACGAGATGATGAACGAGGTGATGATCGTGCTCGACGAGATGCCGCAGCATTACCGGCAGGCGATGTTCCGCGACGAGATGAAGGTCGATGAGCTGGTGACGGTGATGCTGAAGGTGGCGTGGCGCTATCCCAAAATCCTCAAGGCAACCTGGGACAAACTCGGCGTCGGTGGCTCGATCGGCTTCATGAAAAACCTCGCCGGATGGGCGATGAGCCAATCATCGAAATAG
- a CDS encoding ABC transporter ATP-binding protein, which yields MAETILRLEGIRRELELSRDVRQTIIPNLSLDIFAGEFVAITGPSGSGKSTLLYIMGGLDKPTFGKVWLDGQEITGVDETEMTIIRNQKIGFIYQFHFLLPEFSAPDNVMMPMLIRRKYGKKEIRERAMKLLDMVGLEDKYTNKPNQLSGGQQQRVAIARALANEPKVLLGDEPTGNLDSRSANNVYELFARLNRELNQTVIVVTHDEEFANRAGRRIHLVDGKIESDSQNGKATSA from the coding sequence ATGGCTGAAACGATTCTCAGGCTCGAAGGAATCCGCAGGGAGCTCGAACTGTCGCGGGATGTGCGGCAGACGATCATACCCAATCTTTCGCTCGATATTTTCGCGGGGGAGTTCGTGGCGATCACCGGGCCGTCCGGCTCTGGCAAATCGACGCTGCTCTACATTATGGGCGGCCTCGACAAGCCGACCTTCGGCAAGGTGTGGCTCGACGGGCAGGAGATCACCGGCGTCGATGAAACCGAGATGACCATCATCCGCAATCAGAAGATCGGCTTCATCTATCAGTTTCACTTTCTGTTACCGGAGTTCAGCGCGCCTGACAACGTCATGATGCCAATGCTCATCCGCCGCAAATACGGCAAGAAGGAGATTCGCGAGCGGGCGATGAAGCTGCTCGACATGGTCGGCCTCGAAGACAAGTACACGAACAAGCCGAACCAGCTCTCCGGCGGGCAGCAGCAGCGCGTCGCCATCGCGCGGGCGCTGGCCAACGAGCCGAAGGTGTTGCTCGGCGACGAGCCGACCGGCAACCTCGACTCCCGCTCGGCCAACAATGTCTACGAACTTTTCGCCCGGCTGAACCGTGAGCTGAACCAGACGGTGATCGTCGTCACGCATGACGAGGAGTTCGCCAACCGTGCGGGCCGCCGTATTCACCTCGTCGATGGGAAAATTGAGAGCGATTCACAAAACGGCAAAGCAACATCCGCCTGA
- the modD gene encoding ModD protein, with amino-acid sequence MYNLIPDSEIGRFIEEDVPYGDLTTTLLGIGGEPGEIAFTTRERTTVCCTEEAGRGLARCGAEVLFALPSGTVAAPGTEILRAAGPAAALHAGWKVAMNLLEYASGISTRTATIVERARAVNPAITVVTTRKSFPGTKKIAIKAIMAGGAFPHRLGLSESILVFSQHTAFLGGLDAFLERIADLKSRAPEQKILVEADSADEALRIAAAGANVVQVDKMPVAELAALVSEIRSSFPGVAISAAGGINAENAAEYAATGIDILVLSSVYFGKPADFSTSITPKPNQLRS; translated from the coding sequence ATGTACAATCTCATTCCGGACAGCGAAATAGGGCGATTTATCGAGGAGGATGTGCCGTACGGCGATTTGACCACCACCCTGCTCGGTATCGGCGGCGAGCCGGGCGAGATCGCCTTCACCACCCGTGAGCGGACGACGGTTTGCTGCACCGAGGAGGCTGGGCGGGGGCTCGCCAGGTGCGGCGCGGAGGTGCTCTTCGCGCTTCCGTCGGGCACGGTCGCCGCGCCGGGCACGGAAATTCTGAGAGCCGCAGGCCCGGCGGCGGCGCTGCACGCGGGCTGGAAGGTAGCGATGAACCTGCTCGAATACGCCTCTGGCATCTCGACGCGCACCGCGACCATCGTCGAACGCGCCCGCGCCGTCAATCCGGCGATCACGGTCGTGACGACGCGCAAGTCCTTTCCCGGCACCAAGAAAATCGCCATCAAGGCGATCATGGCGGGCGGCGCATTCCCTCACCGCCTCGGCCTCTCGGAGTCGATCCTCGTCTTCTCGCAACACACGGCGTTTTTGGGCGGTCTCGATGCGTTCCTCGAACGCATTGCCGACCTGAAAAGCCGCGCGCCGGAGCAGAAAATTCTCGTCGAGGCGGACAGCGCCGACGAGGCGCTCCGCATCGCAGCGGCGGGAGCGAACGTGGTGCAGGTGGACAAGATGCCTGTCGCCGAGCTTGCGGCGCTGGTCTCGGAGATCCGCAGCAGCTTCCCCGGCGTGGCCATCTCGGCGGCGGGCGGCATCAACGCCGAAAATGCGGCAGAGTATGCGGCTACCGGCATCGACATCCTCGTGCTCTCATCGGTCTATTTCGGCAAACCGGCGGACTTTTCCACATCGATCACTCCGAAACCCAACCAGCTCCGATCATGA
- the modA gene encoding molybdate ABC transporter substrate-binding protein yields the protein MKSVKHLLRAITALFVCMMTAVPAMAGQVSLSAAASLKDALNEMTGMYVKSHPGTTVVKNFGASGALAGQIEQGVPADIFISASADWVDYLVNRRMLDAKSRKNFAYNALVFAGTTTRKLSGMNDLARLDRIAIGSPKSVPAGEYAMESMKNSGLDQKLAAKLVMAKDVRECLTYAEMGEVDGAFVYRTDAMQAKKAKILFVVPEKLHTRVVYPMALTVSGAANADAKALFAWIQSGAAKSILKKYGFVLK from the coding sequence ATGAAATCCGTGAAACATCTCCTGCGCGCCATCACCGCGCTCTTCGTATGCATGATGACCGCCGTTCCAGCAATGGCGGGACAGGTCAGCCTCTCGGCGGCGGCCAGCCTCAAGGATGCGCTCAACGAGATGACCGGCATGTACGTGAAATCTCATCCCGGCACTACCGTCGTGAAGAACTTCGGCGCTTCGGGTGCGCTTGCGGGCCAGATCGAGCAGGGCGTTCCGGCGGACATCTTCATTTCGGCAAGCGCCGACTGGGTCGATTATCTCGTGAACAGGAGGATGCTCGACGCCAAAAGCAGGAAAAATTTCGCGTACAACGCCCTCGTCTTCGCCGGTACGACCACCAGAAAGCTCTCCGGCATGAACGACCTCGCCAGGCTCGACCGGATCGCCATTGGCAGCCCGAAGAGCGTTCCGGCGGGCGAGTATGCGATGGAGTCGATGAAAAATTCGGGACTTGACCAGAAGCTCGCCGCGAAGCTCGTGATGGCCAAGGATGTGCGGGAGTGCCTGACCTACGCCGAAATGGGCGAGGTTGACGGTGCGTTTGTCTATCGCACGGACGCAATGCAGGCAAAAAAAGCGAAGATTCTCTTCGTCGTGCCTGAAAAGCTGCACACGCGCGTGGTCTATCCGATGGCGCTGACCGTCAGCGGAGCCGCCAATGCCGACGCCAAAGCCCTCTTCGCCTGGATCCAGAGCGGCGCGGCCAAATCGATCCTGAAGAAATACGGTTTCGTTCTAAAGTAA
- the modB gene encoding molybdate ABC transporter permease subunit: MNLSPQDITAILLSMKIAVTATLLSLPFGFATAWFMVFRRFRGKVLLEVLVNLPLTLPPVVIGYFLLLFFGRNGWGGAVLKAADIEFIFTWKAAVVASATVGFPLLVRSIRLGMESIDRQLLQASRSLGASWYDTLFTVVLPLSFRGMVAGSSLMFARSLGEFGATIIVAGNIPGLTQTIPLAIYDYASSPTGTSMALSLCAVSVALSVIILLLHEVIGKKLEHGGQA; encoded by the coding sequence ATGAACCTGTCGCCACAAGACATAACGGCTATCCTGCTCTCGATGAAGATCGCGGTGACGGCTACCCTGCTTTCGCTGCCCTTCGGCTTCGCGACGGCATGGTTCATGGTGTTCCGGCGCTTTCGCGGCAAGGTGCTGCTCGAAGTGCTGGTCAACCTGCCGCTCACCCTGCCGCCGGTGGTGATCGGCTATTTCCTGCTGCTCTTCTTCGGGCGCAACGGCTGGGGCGGCGCAGTGCTCAAGGCGGCGGACATCGAGTTCATCTTCACCTGGAAAGCCGCCGTCGTCGCATCGGCCACGGTCGGCTTTCCACTGCTCGTGCGCTCGATCCGCCTCGGCATGGAGTCGATCGACCGGCAGTTGCTCCAAGCGTCGCGAAGCCTCGGCGCGAGCTGGTACGACACGCTCTTCACCGTCGTCCTGCCGCTCTCGTTCCGGGGCATGGTCGCCGGATCGTCGCTCATGTTCGCACGCAGCCTCGGTGAGTTCGGCGCGACCATCATCGTCGCTGGCAACATTCCCGGCTTAACGCAGACCATTCCGCTCGCGATTTATGATTACGCCAGCTCGCCGACCGGTACGTCGATGGCGCTCTCGCTCTGCGCCGTATCGGTTGCGCTATCGGTGATCATACTGCTGCTGCACGAAGTGATCGGCAAGAAACTCGAACACGGAGGACAGGCGTGA